From Phenylobacterium montanum, the proteins below share one genomic window:
- a CDS encoding Ig-like domain-containing protein produces the protein MATYYNFAGQLMATSAAAHAWIQTTGAAQTLTAASTTATQLTDAYGGATLVGGAADCTFDISDSSDQIVVTSTSVTDTVYAWTSFVLPTNVNNLTIEAAHATGVGNSGNDLLIAAAAGDTLVAGSGSNVLVDNGAGGDFFQFGANATTDVIYGFQASGTNADVIQLTSSAFTSFSQLQSHLTQQGADTLLTISPTQQILIHNTLASSLTASNFAPSVNLANTATTFNDEFNGLSLWNSATGTGTWKTNYESGSQTGANAWTSRTLQPNGEQEIYVDAGYAGNGTTALGLNPFSISNGVLTITASKTPTQDLAALNNFKYTSGLLTTAKSFSQTYGYFEMKAELPSQQGAWPAFWLLPTDGSWPPELDVMEQIGGKNVYETAHYVNGAGATTQTGFSSYVPTNTTGFHTYGVLWTPTTLAWYVDGVEVATMATPSDMNKPMYMLVNLAMGGSWAGSPSSDFTTAQMQVDYVRAYSLSSLNLSGGAAPGAIYTNSSGSTPTVTPTPSTPSAPSAPSTPSTPTPAAVAPTSVADGYAVKAGHALTVGAASGVLANDTDNNGQSLAATLATNGGPQHGTLTLNADGSFTYTPNAGFAGTDSFTYIASDSLTAGTPTTVTLTVAAQAPTATADTYAAAGGATTTVNAAHGVLANDVDNNGLTLTATLAQNGGPSHGTLTLNADGSFSYTPNQGYVGTDSFTYIASDSLGVGTPTTVTLNVLAQNIVGGTGGDTYHVYNSADQISVAAGTPNESVIATCSYALPANIQNLTVLGSGLTATGNAMDGALTSLGGPNTLVAGTGVETFYVNSTGDVVINTTSQQHDVIISSVSYALPTGVHSLRLTTPGTTAIGNAAGGNYLTALGANQTLVGGAGGNDVFTVSSSTDVVQVAAGTPNETVYAYCSFSLPANVQNIVAKTGVAVTIVGNTMNNVITAGSGADTLTGGGGSDTFVMGPGQKMETITDFTSADRIDISAYLAKGLNPTFTDYGTYSTIHFSTGETIKLLGVHAASLSVSGHYVV, from the coding sequence ATGGCGACCTACTACAACTTCGCCGGCCAGCTGATGGCGACCAGCGCCGCGGCCCACGCCTGGATCCAGACCACCGGCGCCGCCCAGACTCTGACGGCGGCGTCCACGACCGCGACCCAGCTCACCGACGCCTATGGCGGCGCGACCCTGGTCGGCGGGGCGGCCGACTGCACCTTCGACATCTCCGACAGCTCCGACCAGATCGTGGTGACGTCGACCAGCGTCACCGACACGGTCTATGCCTGGACCAGCTTCGTCCTGCCGACCAACGTCAACAACCTGACCATCGAGGCGGCCCACGCCACGGGTGTGGGCAACAGCGGCAATGACCTCTTGATCGCGGCGGCGGCCGGCGACACCCTGGTGGCCGGCTCCGGCTCTAACGTGCTGGTGGACAACGGCGCCGGCGGCGACTTCTTCCAGTTCGGCGCCAATGCGACCACCGACGTGATCTACGGCTTCCAGGCCAGCGGGACGAACGCCGACGTCATCCAGCTGACCAGCTCGGCCTTCACCAGCTTCAGCCAGCTGCAGTCGCACCTGACCCAGCAGGGCGCCGACACCCTTTTGACCATCTCCCCGACCCAGCAGATCCTGATCCACAACACCCTGGCGAGCTCGCTGACCGCCTCGAACTTCGCCCCCAGCGTCAACCTGGCCAATACCGCGACCACCTTCAACGACGAGTTCAACGGCCTCAGCCTGTGGAATTCGGCGACGGGCACGGGGACCTGGAAGACCAACTACGAATCCGGCAGCCAGACCGGCGCCAATGCCTGGACCAGCCGCACGCTGCAGCCGAACGGCGAACAGGAGATCTATGTCGACGCTGGCTATGCCGGCAATGGGACCACGGCCCTGGGCCTGAACCCGTTCTCGATCTCCAACGGCGTCCTGACCATCACCGCCTCCAAGACCCCGACCCAGGACCTGGCGGCGCTGAACAACTTCAAATACACCTCGGGCCTCCTGACCACGGCCAAGTCGTTCTCGCAGACCTACGGCTATTTCGAGATGAAGGCCGAGCTGCCCTCGCAGCAGGGCGCCTGGCCGGCCTTCTGGCTCCTGCCCACCGACGGCAGCTGGCCGCCCGAGCTGGACGTGATGGAGCAGATCGGCGGCAAGAACGTCTATGAGACCGCCCACTATGTGAACGGGGCCGGCGCGACCACCCAGACCGGCTTTTCGTCCTACGTCCCGACCAACACCACCGGCTTCCACACCTACGGCGTGCTTTGGACGCCCACGACGCTCGCTTGGTACGTCGACGGGGTCGAGGTGGCGACCATGGCCACCCCGTCGGACATGAACAAGCCGATGTACATGCTGGTCAACCTGGCCATGGGCGGCAGCTGGGCAGGCTCGCCCTCCAGCGACTTCACCACCGCCCAGATGCAGGTGGACTATGTCCGCGCCTACAGCCTCTCCAGCCTGAACCTGTCCGGCGGCGCCGCGCCCGGCGCCATCTATACCAACAGCTCCGGGTCGACCCCGACGGTCACGCCGACCCCGTCGACGCCCTCGGCGCCCTCAGCGCCCTCGACGCCCTCAACGCCGACCCCGGCGGCGGTCGCCCCGACCTCGGTCGCCGACGGCTATGCGGTCAAGGCCGGCCACGCCCTGACCGTCGGCGCGGCGAGCGGGGTTCTGGCCAACGATACGGACAACAACGGCCAGTCCCTGGCCGCCACCCTCGCGACCAACGGCGGGCCGCAGCACGGGACCCTGACGCTGAACGCGGACGGCTCCTTCACCTACACCCCCAATGCGGGCTTCGCCGGGACCGACAGCTTCACCTATATCGCCAGCGACAGCCTCACCGCCGGGACCCCGACCACGGTCACCCTGACCGTCGCCGCCCAGGCGCCCACGGCCACGGCCGACACCTACGCCGCCGCGGGCGGCGCCACGACCACGGTCAACGCCGCCCACGGGGTCCTGGCCAACGATGTCGACAACAACGGCCTGACCCTGACCGCGACTCTGGCCCAGAATGGCGGCCCGAGCCACGGGACCCTGACGCTGAACGCAGACGGCTCGTTCAGCTACACCCCCAACCAGGGCTATGTGGGAACCGACAGCTTCACCTACATCGCCAGCGACAGCCTGGGCGTCGGCACGCCCACGACCGTCACCCTCAACGTCTTGGCGCAGAACATCGTGGGCGGGACGGGCGGCGACACCTATCACGTCTACAACAGCGCCGATCAGATCAGCGTCGCCGCCGGCACTCCCAACGAGAGCGTGATCGCCACCTGCAGCTACGCCCTGCCGGCCAACATCCAGAACCTGACCGTGCTCGGCTCGGGCCTGACCGCCACCGGCAACGCCATGGACGGCGCCCTGACCAGCCTCGGCGGACCCAACACCCTGGTGGCCGGGACCGGGGTCGAAACCTTCTATGTCAACAGCACCGGCGATGTGGTGATCAACACCACCAGCCAGCAGCACGACGTGATCATCTCGTCGGTCAGCTACGCCCTGCCGACCGGCGTCCACAGCCTGCGCCTGACCACGCCGGGGACCACGGCCATCGGCAACGCCGCCGGCGGCAACTACCTGACCGCGCTGGGCGCCAATCAGACCCTGGTCGGCGGCGCGGGGGGCAACGACGTCTTCACCGTCTCCTCCTCCACCGACGTGGTGCAGGTCGCGGCCGGCACGCCGAACGAGACGGTCTATGCCTATTGCAGCTTCAGCCTGCCGGCCAACGTGCAGAACATCGTGGCCAAGACCGGCGTGGCGGTGACCATCGTCGGCAATACGATGAACAACGTCATCACCGCCGGCAGCGGCGCCGACACCCTGACCGGCGGCGGCGGCTCGGACACCTTCGTGATGGGGCCGGGCCAGAAGATGGAGACCATCACCGACTTCACGTCAGCGGATCGGATCGACATCTCGGCCTATCTGGCCAAGGGCCTGAACCCCACCTTCACCGACTACGGGACCTATTCGACCATTCACTTCTCGACCGGCGAGACCATCAAGCTGCTCGGCGTCCACGCCGCCAGCCTGTCGGTCAGCGGCCATTACGTGGTGTAG
- a CDS encoding aldo/keto reductase, with protein MQKRKLGRSGLSIAPLMLGGNVFGWTADEKTSFAILDAFVDAGFDAVDTADVYSRWVPGHTGGESETVIGAWLKASGKRDRIVLATKLGMDMGGDNKGLSAAYMVRAVEDSLRRLQTDHIDLYQSHRDDAETPLDETLEAYQRLIKAGKVRAIGASNYDAARLGEALGVSAAKSLPRYESLQPLYNLYDRSAYEGPLQDLCVKEEVGVVCFYGLASGFLTGKYRSEADLGKSPRGRGAKRYLDARGLRILAALDAVGAETGASPAQVALAWLMAQPGITAPIASATSVAQLEEILGAARLSLSADQVKALTAASDA; from the coding sequence ATGCAAAAGCGCAAACTCGGCCGTTCGGGCCTTTCCATCGCGCCCCTGATGCTGGGCGGCAACGTGTTCGGCTGGACGGCGGACGAGAAGACCTCCTTCGCCATCCTCGACGCCTTCGTCGACGCCGGCTTCGACGCCGTCGACACCGCCGACGTCTATAGCCGCTGGGTTCCCGGCCATACGGGCGGCGAGTCCGAGACCGTGATCGGCGCCTGGCTCAAGGCCAGTGGCAAGCGGGACAGGATCGTCCTGGCCACCAAGCTCGGCATGGACATGGGCGGCGACAACAAGGGCCTCTCCGCCGCCTACATGGTCCGCGCGGTGGAAGACAGCCTGCGCCGCCTGCAGACCGACCATATCGACCTCTACCAGTCTCACCGCGACGACGCCGAGACCCCGCTGGACGAGACGCTGGAGGCCTATCAGCGCCTGATCAAGGCCGGCAAGGTGCGCGCCATCGGCGCCTCCAACTACGACGCCGCGCGCCTCGGCGAGGCCCTGGGGGTCAGCGCCGCCAAAAGCCTGCCCCGCTACGAGAGCCTGCAGCCGCTATACAATCTCTATGACCGCAGCGCCTACGAGGGTCCCTTGCAGGACCTGTGCGTGAAGGAAGAGGTCGGCGTGGTCTGCTTCTACGGCCTGGCCAGCGGCTTTCTGACCGGCAAGTACCGCTCCGAGGCCGACCTCGGCAAAAGCCCGCGCGGCCGCGGCGCCAAGCGCTACCTGGACGCGCGCGGCCTGCGCATCCTGGCCGCCCTCGACGCCGTGGGCGCCGAGACCGGCGCAAGTCCGGCCCAGGTCGCCCTGGCCTGGCTGATGGCCCAGCCGGGGATCACCGCTCCGATCGCCAGCGCCACCAGCGTCGCCCAGCTGGAAGAGATCCTGGGCGCTGCCCGTCTTTCCCTGTCTGCGGACCAGGTAAAGGCCCTGACCGCCGCCTCGGACGCCTGA
- a CDS encoding choline dehydrogenase has product MERFDYIIIGAGSAGCVLANRLTADPKVRVLLLEAGGKDNSILVRMPAGAGALLSEKGTYNWGFWTEPEPNLENRKLWWPRGKGWGGSSSINGMIYIRGHARDYDQWRQMGLKGWSYAEVLPYFKRAETYEGGADPYHGGEGPLYVSDGRSKSRIFSGFIEAGVQAGHKRTADFNGFQQEGFGPYQLTIRDGRRWSAAAGYLHPVMGVRPNLTCATLARTTRILIEKGRAVGVEYVQGKNAEKKTAYADAEVLVSSGAVQSPHVLQLSGIGDPDELNKAGVAVTHELKGVGKNLQDHLDVVLAWETPGEQTAYAYNKGLARLMTGLNYMLRGQGPGRQNFLEAGAFLKSRPDLDRPDLQLHCVQAIMLDHGKVPVDRDGFTVHICQLRPESRGEIGLRSADPLDDPAIRANYLATDEDRRALREGVRMTQKLADMPGLKAIAGRQVSPDVALSSDAEIDAWIRRTAETIYHPVGTCRMGVAGDAMAVVDDELRVMGIEGLRVIDASVMPTLVGGNTNAPTIMVAEKAADLILGRAAPKSEDAPVYEDAA; this is encoded by the coding sequence TTGGAGCGTTTCGACTACATCATCATCGGCGCCGGCTCGGCCGGGTGCGTGCTGGCCAACCGGCTCACGGCCGATCCCAAGGTTCGCGTGCTGCTGCTCGAAGCCGGCGGCAAGGACAATTCGATCCTGGTGCGCATGCCGGCCGGCGCCGGGGCGCTGCTGTCGGAAAAGGGGACCTACAACTGGGGCTTCTGGACCGAGCCGGAGCCGAACCTGGAGAACAGGAAACTCTGGTGGCCGCGGGGCAAGGGCTGGGGCGGCTCGTCCTCGATCAACGGCATGATCTATATCCGCGGCCACGCGCGCGACTACGACCAGTGGCGCCAGATGGGGCTGAAGGGCTGGTCCTATGCCGAGGTGCTGCCCTATTTCAAACGCGCCGAGACCTATGAGGGCGGCGCCGACCCCTATCACGGGGGCGAGGGGCCGCTGTACGTGTCCGACGGCCGCTCCAAGAGCCGCATCTTCTCCGGCTTCATCGAGGCCGGGGTCCAGGCGGGGCACAAGCGCACCGCCGACTTCAACGGCTTCCAGCAGGAGGGCTTCGGCCCCTATCAGCTGACCATCCGCGACGGGCGCCGCTGGAGCGCGGCGGCGGGCTATCTGCACCCGGTGATGGGCGTGCGGCCCAACCTGACCTGCGCCACCCTGGCGCGCACCACCCGCATCCTGATCGAAAAGGGCCGCGCGGTCGGGGTCGAGTATGTGCAGGGCAAGAACGCGGAGAAGAAGACCGCCTATGCCGACGCCGAGGTCTTGGTCTCCTCCGGCGCGGTGCAGTCGCCGCATGTGCTGCAGCTGTCGGGCATCGGTGATCCCGATGAGCTGAACAAGGCCGGCGTGGCCGTGACCCACGAGCTGAAGGGCGTCGGCAAGAACCTGCAGGACCACCTGGACGTGGTGCTGGCCTGGGAGACGCCGGGCGAACAGACGGCCTATGCCTACAACAAGGGACTGGCGCGGCTGATGACCGGGCTGAACTACATGCTGCGCGGCCAGGGGCCGGGGCGGCAGAACTTCCTCGAGGCCGGCGCCTTCCTGAAATCCCGCCCCGACCTCGACCGCCCGGACCTGCAGCTGCACTGCGTCCAGGCGATCATGCTCGACCACGGCAAGGTCCCGGTCGACCGCGACGGCTTCACCGTGCACATCTGCCAGCTGCGCCCCGAAAGCCGCGGCGAGATCGGCCTGCGCTCCGCCGACCCGCTGGACGACCCCGCCATCCGCGCCAACTACCTGGCCACCGACGAGGACCGCCGCGCCCTGCGCGAAGGCGTGCGCATGACCCAGAAGCTGGCCGACATGCCCGGCCTGAAGGCCATCGCCGGACGCCAAGTCTCCCCCGACGTGGCCCTGAGCAGCGACGCCGAGATCGACGCCTGGATCCGCCGCACCGCCGAGACCATCTACCACCCCGTCGGCACCTGCCGCATGGGCGTGGCCGGCGACGCCATGGCCGTGGTCGACGACGAGCTGAGGGTGATGGGCATCGAGGGCCTGCGGGTCATCGACGCCTCGGTCATGCCGACCCTGGTGGGCGGCAACACCAACGCCCCCACCATCATGGTCGCCGAAAAAGCCGCGGACTTGATCCTCGGCCGCGCCGCGCCCAAGTCGGAAGACGCGCCGGTGTACGAGGACGCGGCCTGA